In one Nicotiana sylvestris chromosome 8, ASM39365v2, whole genome shotgun sequence genomic region, the following are encoded:
- the LOC104220816 gene encoding uncharacterized protein: MLETQLCPSRVLSPFREESGDEELSVLPRHTKVIVTGNNRTKSVLLGLQGVVKKAVGLGGWHWLVLKNGVEVKLQRNALSVLEPPTGDEEDDDYDFDDSSSGSDIVEKESHHFATGVEYRKVSKPRVRYTRPTWALSGPAKTMSRGNCREVEPNYLQPRLNLAKLGTGSLWRYWRNFNLAHINPNPTKEQLLSAVQQHFSSQRVDEVQVVVEFIRAAKRLRSADTH; this comes from the exons ATGCTGGAGACTCAACTATGTCCTTCTCGGGTGTTATCGCCTTTCCGTGAAGAGAGTGGTGATGAGGAACTATCTGTTCTTCCGAGACACACCAAAGTTATTGTGACTGGAAACAACAGAACCAAGAGTGTTTTGCTGGGGCTTCAGGGAGTTGTCAAAAAGGCTGTTGGGCTTGGTGGTTGGCATTGGCTG GTTTTGAAAAATGGGGTTGAAGTCAAGCTACAGAGAAATGCATTGAGTGTGCTAGAACCTCCCACGGgagatgaagaagatgatgattaTGACTTTGATGACTCGAGCAGTGGTTCAGACATTGTTGAAAAAGAAAGCCATCACTTTG CCACTGGTGTCGAGTACAGAAAAGTGAGCAAGCCTAGAGTTCGTTATACAAGGCCCACATGGGCCTTGTCTGGACCAGCAAAGACAATGAGCCGTGGCAATTGCAGAGAAGTTGAACCTAACTATTTGCAACCG AGATTGAACTTGGCAAAACTAGGAACTGGTTCACTATGGAGATACTGGCGAAACTTCAACCTC GCACATATTAACCCTAACCCGACAAAGGAACAACTGCTTAGTGCTGTGCAGCAGCACTTCTCATCACAG CGAGTTGATGAGGTACAAGTGGTGGTGGAATTTATCCGTGCGGCCAAGAGATTAAGGTCAGCTGACACCCATTGA